Proteins from one Microtus pennsylvanicus isolate mMicPen1 chromosome 7, mMicPen1.hap1, whole genome shotgun sequence genomic window:
- the Bola1 gene encoding bolA-like protein 1 encodes MLRAQLARCMVSMATRACVSRDSTGSAAGGPVEAAIRAKLEQALSPEVLELRNESGGHAVPAGSETHFRVAVVSSRFEGLSPLQRHRLVHAALSEELAGPVHALAIQAKTPAQWRENPQLDTSPPCLGGSKKTRGTS; translated from the coding sequence ATGCTGAGGGCGCAGCTGGCCCGGTGCATGGTCTCCATGGccacgcgcgcgtgtgtgtcgCGGGACAGCACGGGATCGGCGGCTGGCGGGCCAGTGGAGGCCGCCATCCGCGCCAAGTTGGAGCAAGCCCTGAGCCCCGAGGTGCTGGAGCTGCGCAACGAGAGCGGCGGTCACGCCGTCCCGGCAGGCAGTGAGACGCATTTCCGTGTGGCGGTGGTGAGCTCTCGGTTCGAGGGGCTGAGCCCCCTGCAACGGCACCGGTTGGTTCACGCGGCGCTGTCGGAGGAGCTGGCTGGGCCGGTACATGCACTGGCCATCCAGGCGAAGACCCCCGCCCAGTGGAGGGAGAACCCACAGTTGGACACTAGCCCCCCCTGCCTAGGTGGAAGCAAGAAAACTCGAGGAACCTCCTAA